The following proteins come from a genomic window of Corallococcus sp. NCRR:
- a CDS encoding aminotransferase class I/II-fold pyridoxal phosphate-dependent enzyme, giving the protein MSDVFDKCRTWKDYRIAKATGLYPYFRAIEASHGATEVEIEGRRVIMVGSNNYLGLSADPRVKEAAIKATEKFGTTCSGSRLLNGTLALHEELEARLAKFLNREAAIVISTGFQTNLALASILGRHDIVFSDRANHASLVDGVRLSFATERKFRHNDMDHLEQLLAAAEPGAGKIIVTDGVFSMEGDVCNLPRIVELSKQYNARVMTDDAHAMGVLGELGRGTSEYFGLEKDVDLVMGTFSKSFASLGGVLAGPFEVINYIRHKARSVIFSASMTPASIAAALKATEIIEAEPQRRERLLDIAEKMHNGFRAMGFDTGVSVTPVVPVHIGDQVKCFRFWRALHEAGVFANPVIPPAVEAGHALIRTSYMATHTDAQLDQVLDTFEKIGRKLNVIPETRPTVYEPVKIARPGSAVRSNKASETWAAGSAGLLADKGFSLEQLSRMSSREMAGKFFDAVEQLTWRAANLQPEDLRRLGGAPKKLWEKRSELGGVLLEKGAQLFMRNGSDGSDGNPAERN; this is encoded by the coding sequence ATGAGCGACGTGTTCGACAAGTGCCGTACCTGGAAGGACTACCGCATCGCCAAGGCCACGGGGCTGTATCCGTACTTCCGGGCCATCGAGGCGTCGCACGGCGCCACGGAGGTGGAGATCGAGGGGCGGCGGGTCATCATGGTGGGCTCGAACAACTACCTGGGCCTGTCGGCGGATCCGCGCGTGAAGGAAGCGGCCATCAAGGCCACGGAGAAGTTCGGCACCACGTGCTCCGGTTCGCGCCTGCTCAACGGCACGCTGGCGCTGCATGAGGAGCTGGAGGCGCGGCTGGCGAAGTTCCTCAACCGCGAGGCGGCCATCGTCATCTCCACCGGGTTCCAGACGAACCTGGCGCTGGCGTCCATCCTGGGCCGGCACGACATCGTGTTCAGCGACCGCGCGAACCACGCGTCGCTGGTGGACGGCGTGCGCCTGTCGTTCGCGACCGAGCGCAAGTTCCGCCACAACGACATGGATCACCTGGAGCAGCTGCTCGCCGCGGCGGAGCCGGGCGCCGGGAAGATCATCGTCACGGACGGCGTGTTCTCCATGGAGGGCGACGTCTGCAACCTGCCCCGCATCGTGGAGCTGTCCAAGCAGTACAACGCCCGCGTGATGACGGACGACGCCCACGCCATGGGCGTGCTGGGCGAGCTGGGCCGGGGCACCTCCGAGTACTTCGGGCTGGAGAAGGACGTGGACCTGGTGATGGGCACGTTCTCCAAGAGCTTCGCGTCGCTGGGCGGCGTGCTCGCGGGCCCCTTCGAGGTCATCAACTACATCCGCCACAAGGCGCGCTCGGTCATCTTCTCCGCGTCCATGACGCCCGCGTCCATCGCGGCGGCGCTCAAGGCCACGGAGATCATCGAGGCGGAGCCGCAGCGCCGCGAGCGCCTGCTGGACATCGCGGAGAAGATGCACAACGGCTTCCGCGCCATGGGCTTCGACACGGGCGTGTCGGTGACGCCGGTGGTGCCGGTGCACATCGGCGACCAGGTGAAGTGCTTCCGCTTCTGGCGCGCGCTGCACGAGGCGGGCGTGTTCGCCAACCCCGTCATCCCGCCGGCGGTGGAGGCGGGCCACGCGCTCATCCGCACCAGCTACATGGCCACGCACACGGACGCGCAGCTGGATCAGGTGCTGGACACCTTCGAGAAGATCGGCCGCAAGCTCAACGTCATCCCGGAGACGCGCCCCACGGTGTACGAGCCGGTGAAGATCGCCCGGCCGGGCAGCGCGGTGCGCAGCAACAAGGCGAGCGAGACGTGGGCGGCGGGCAGCGCGGGCCTGCTCGCGGACAAGGGCTTCAGCCTGGAGCAGCTGTCGCGGATGTCGTCGCGGGAGATGGCCGGGAAGTTCTTCGACGCGGTGGAGCAGCTCACCTGGCGCGCGGCGAACCTGCAGCCGGAGGACCTGCGGCGGCTGGGCGGCGCGCCCAAGAAGCTGTGGGAGAAGCGCAGCGAGCTGGGCGGCGTGCTCCTGGAGAAGGGCGCGCAGCTCTTCATGCGCAACGGCAGCGACGGTTCCGACGGCAACCCGGCCGAAAGGAACTGA
- a CDS encoding efflux RND transporter permease subunit yields MSRPWQVLLAVALVTVAAGFFASRLEFRGSFVELLPEGAPEVRDLTRVSEKAGGDGYLVIMAKGAAPEALKAYATEFQRRLEALPTVRYVEHHYDVAFFRRHGLLLLPTAEVASLRQDLEARVRYEKERASPLFVDLGTEEAPPTFEEIARKHTPDTALPETLANKEGTEVYLMIKPSGTAGDLEFARNFVATVFDTGRTLAAEKYPGVTLEATGNFQNRIEEDAVMRRDLSNAGLLSALIAVGLILLATRRISALAVVGVPVMVGLVLTFAFAQGAIGHLNIVTGFLVAILIGLGIEYGVHLAMRYWEEREQHGVKEALTAAVRGTFSGALTSAFTNAAAFFVLVLAQFHAFQQFGLLAGVGVLMAVLSAYALGPSLLAIAERIRPFRRDAAPAAQASAPAAAQNAEQAPAPAKEWRRWPTGVIVAVALSVVGFAAYSVGIAPRLGFETNLRNLKGDSPASRLDDHITEQIGSPLNPAILAVDTLEQVREVEAVIAQVKAKNGANSVFLRTASLSDLVPSDVAGHEAEMDGIRTLLDGLPKSAQEDPRVKDLREMVDAKPYGLDQLPVEARRRFEALDGKGMFLLLFPSVSNYDTQDLNRWAGQLNEVIAGAKEKGIDLAVLDSNRIAARIFSLVRGDGPFILWSAAVVVFLVILASLRSFKRALLVAGPLFLGMTCLAGGMYLFDVQLNFINAVVLPNLLAIAVDNSVHLFHRYEEEGPGSLGRVVRNTGFAAVVATLSNAAGYGALLVANHQGLRSIGQIALLGVVSTFLGTTVFFPAMLALLERWKGRRSAVAPETGAVVRSLNLGGAGELPAESPGERKSA; encoded by the coding sequence ATGTCGCGCCCCTGGCAGGTGCTGCTCGCCGTCGCCCTGGTGACGGTCGCGGCGGGCTTCTTCGCCTCGCGGCTGGAGTTCCGGGGGTCCTTCGTGGAGCTCCTCCCGGAGGGTGCCCCGGAGGTCCGGGATCTGACACGCGTGTCAGAGAAGGCGGGTGGAGACGGCTACCTGGTCATCATGGCCAAGGGGGCGGCCCCGGAGGCCCTGAAGGCCTACGCCACGGAGTTCCAGCGGCGCCTGGAGGCCCTGCCGACCGTCCGCTACGTCGAGCACCACTATGACGTGGCCTTCTTCCGCCGCCACGGCCTGCTTCTCCTACCCACGGCGGAGGTCGCCTCCCTGCGTCAGGACCTGGAGGCCCGCGTCCGCTACGAGAAGGAGCGCGCGAGCCCCCTCTTCGTGGACCTGGGCACGGAGGAGGCGCCGCCCACCTTCGAGGAGATCGCCAGGAAGCACACCCCGGACACGGCGCTGCCGGAGACGCTGGCGAACAAGGAGGGCACCGAGGTCTACCTGATGATCAAGCCGTCGGGGACGGCGGGGGACCTGGAGTTCGCGCGCAACTTCGTGGCCACGGTGTTCGACACGGGCCGCACGCTCGCGGCGGAGAAGTACCCGGGCGTGACGCTGGAGGCGACGGGCAACTTCCAGAACCGCATCGAGGAGGACGCGGTGATGCGCCGCGACCTGTCCAACGCGGGCCTGTTGTCCGCGCTCATCGCCGTGGGCCTCATCCTGCTGGCCACCCGGCGCATCTCCGCGCTGGCGGTGGTGGGCGTGCCGGTGATGGTGGGGCTGGTGCTGACGTTCGCGTTCGCGCAGGGCGCCATCGGCCACCTCAACATCGTGACGGGCTTCCTCGTCGCCATCCTCATCGGCCTGGGCATCGAGTACGGCGTCCACCTGGCCATGCGCTACTGGGAGGAGCGCGAGCAGCACGGCGTGAAGGAGGCGCTCACGGCGGCGGTGCGCGGCACCTTCAGCGGGGCGCTCACGTCCGCCTTCACCAACGCGGCGGCCTTCTTCGTGCTGGTGCTGGCGCAGTTCCACGCCTTCCAGCAGTTCGGCCTGCTCGCGGGCGTGGGCGTGCTGATGGCGGTGCTGTCCGCGTACGCGCTGGGCCCGTCGCTGCTCGCCATCGCGGAGCGCATCCGCCCGTTCCGCCGTGACGCGGCGCCCGCCGCCCAGGCCTCCGCGCCCGCCGCGGCTCAGAACGCCGAGCAGGCCCCGGCTCCGGCGAAGGAGTGGCGGCGCTGGCCCACGGGCGTCATCGTCGCGGTGGCGCTGTCGGTGGTGGGCTTCGCGGCGTACTCGGTGGGCATCGCGCCCCGGCTGGGCTTCGAGACCAACCTGCGCAACCTGAAGGGCGACTCGCCGGCGTCGCGGCTGGATGATCACATCACGGAGCAGATCGGCTCGCCGCTGAACCCCGCCATCCTCGCCGTGGACACGCTGGAGCAGGTCCGCGAGGTGGAGGCCGTCATCGCCCAGGTGAAGGCGAAGAACGGCGCCAACTCCGTGTTCCTTCGCACCGCGTCGTTGAGCGACCTGGTGCCCTCCGACGTGGCGGGCCACGAGGCGGAGATGGACGGCATCCGGACGCTGCTGGACGGGCTGCCGAAGTCCGCCCAAGAGGACCCGCGCGTGAAGGACCTGCGGGAGATGGTGGACGCGAAGCCCTACGGCCTGGACCAGCTGCCGGTGGAGGCGCGCCGCCGCTTCGAGGCGCTGGACGGCAAGGGGATGTTCCTCCTGCTCTTCCCGTCCGTGTCCAACTACGACACCCAGGACCTGAACCGCTGGGCGGGGCAGCTGAACGAGGTGATCGCCGGGGCGAAGGAGAAGGGCATCGACCTGGCGGTGCTGGACAGCAACCGCATCGCCGCGCGCATCTTCAGCCTGGTGCGCGGGGACGGGCCGTTCATCCTCTGGTCCGCGGCGGTGGTGGTGTTCCTGGTCATCCTCGCCAGCCTGCGCAGCTTCAAGCGCGCGCTGCTGGTGGCGGGCCCGCTGTTCCTGGGCATGACGTGCCTGGCGGGCGGCATGTACCTGTTCGACGTCCAGCTCAACTTCATCAACGCGGTGGTGCTGCCCAACCTGCTGGCCATCGCGGTGGACAACTCGGTGCACCTGTTCCACCGGTACGAGGAAGAGGGCCCCGGGTCGCTGGGCCGGGTGGTGCGCAACACCGGCTTCGCGGCGGTGGTGGCGACCTTGTCCAACGCGGCGGGCTACGGAGCGCTCCTCGTGGCGAACCACCAGGGCTTGCGCAGCATCGGACAGATTGCCCTACTGGGGGTCGTGAGCACCTTCCTGGGAACGACGGTGTTCTTCCCGGCGATGCTGGCGCTGTTGGAGCGGTGGAAGGGGCGGCGGTCCGCGGTGGCGCCGGAGACGGGCGCGGTGGTGCGGAGCCTCAATCTCGGGGGGGCCGGCGAGCTGCCGGCCGAGTCGCCGGGGGAGCGCAAATCGGCGTGA
- a CDS encoding phosphatase PAP2 family protein — MSIWSFSEGRVRPLVTSSDEALVRFRQVDLVLMAACSVAALMCVGPARWAPHSGRNALLFLFFALGLPAMRMLEARFPRHHLIAIVADFWLLPVSALAHGWLGPIVDWMNPLLKDAQLVAVDQKLFGFQAAVALAHVVPPWANDVLMLCYYGHFIWPLLLGVYLYARGRGATPGFDEYLLGLGLLLGFNYAAYSLVPAVGPRYFLIGAFDSPATQGWILTPLLESMMRTPVYTRDCFPSGHTGVMLVVLFYAFRFARRFFWVMLFPGMGLIFATLAGRFHYAIDLVCAVPLVLVVTGLALALSRSARQRAVEQGARSVPADAIVRP; from the coding sequence GTGAGCATCTGGTCATTCAGCGAAGGCCGCGTGCGGCCCCTCGTGACGTCATCGGACGAAGCGCTCGTGCGCTTCCGGCAGGTGGACCTCGTCCTCATGGCGGCCTGCTCGGTGGCCGCCCTGATGTGCGTGGGCCCGGCCCGCTGGGCGCCGCACTCCGGCCGCAACGCGCTCCTCTTCCTCTTCTTCGCGCTGGGCCTGCCGGCCATGCGCATGCTGGAGGCGCGCTTCCCGCGCCACCACCTCATCGCCATCGTGGCGGACTTCTGGCTCCTGCCGGTGTCGGCGCTGGCCCACGGGTGGCTGGGTCCCATCGTGGACTGGATGAACCCGCTGCTGAAGGACGCGCAGCTCGTCGCGGTGGATCAGAAGCTGTTCGGCTTCCAGGCCGCGGTGGCGCTGGCGCACGTGGTGCCGCCCTGGGCCAACGACGTGCTGATGCTCTGCTACTACGGGCACTTCATCTGGCCGCTGCTGCTGGGCGTCTACCTGTACGCCCGGGGCAGGGGGGCCACTCCCGGCTTCGACGAGTACCTCCTGGGGCTGGGCCTGCTCCTGGGCTTCAACTACGCGGCGTACTCGCTGGTGCCCGCGGTGGGGCCCCGGTACTTCCTCATTGGCGCGTTCGACAGTCCGGCGACGCAGGGGTGGATCCTCACGCCGCTCCTGGAGTCCATGATGCGCACGCCGGTGTACACCCGGGACTGCTTCCCGTCCGGGCACACCGGGGTGATGCTGGTGGTGCTCTTCTATGCGTTCCGGTTCGCCCGGCGCTTCTTCTGGGTGATGCTCTTCCCGGGCATGGGGCTCATCTTCGCGACGCTGGCGGGGCGCTTCCACTACGCCATCGACCTCGTCTGCGCGGTGCCCCTGGTGCTGGTGGTGACGGGGCTGGCGCTGGCCCTGTCCCGGTCCGCCCGGCAGCGCGCGGTGGAACAGGGCGCGCGTTCCGTGCCCGCGGACGCTATCGTCCGGCCCTGA
- a CDS encoding aminotransferase class I/II-fold pyridoxal phosphate-dependent enzyme — translation MSPRPVLAQRVSRFGTTVFSEFSALALKHQAVNLGQGFPDFDGPDAVKEAAWKAIQGGVNQYAPGVGAKDLRNAISEHAQRFYNHAVDPDTMVTVTSGATEAILDVILGLVDPGDEVVAFEPFYDSYDANIAFAGATPRYVPLRPPDAEHATWWFDRDEVRAAFGPKTRLLILNSPHNPTGKVFTREELEFLGNLCAEYDVKVLADEVYEHIVFAPARHIRAATVPVLADRTVTVSSAGKSFSLTGWKIGWIIALPPLRDAVQRAHQFVTFATASPFQAAMAVALRLPDSYFQELTALYTAKRERLLTGLRQAGLQAFSPEGSYFILADIRGYGFDDDVAFCRHLVTEVGVAGIPPSVFYGPEHRHLGQRFARFAFCKTEGVLDEAVRRLREKLPALKR, via the coding sequence ATGTCCCCCCGGCCCGTGCTCGCGCAGCGCGTCTCCCGCTTCGGCACCACCGTCTTCTCCGAGTTCAGCGCGCTGGCCCTGAAGCACCAGGCCGTGAACCTGGGGCAGGGCTTCCCGGACTTCGACGGGCCGGACGCCGTGAAGGAAGCGGCGTGGAAGGCCATCCAGGGCGGCGTCAACCAGTACGCCCCCGGCGTGGGCGCCAAGGACCTGCGCAACGCCATCTCCGAGCACGCGCAGCGCTTCTACAACCACGCCGTGGACCCGGACACCATGGTCACCGTCACCAGCGGCGCGACGGAGGCCATCCTCGACGTCATCCTGGGCCTGGTCGACCCTGGCGACGAGGTGGTGGCCTTCGAGCCGTTCTACGACTCGTACGACGCCAACATCGCCTTCGCGGGCGCCACGCCGCGCTACGTGCCGCTGCGCCCGCCGGACGCGGAGCACGCCACCTGGTGGTTCGACCGGGACGAGGTGCGCGCCGCCTTCGGTCCGAAGACGCGGCTGCTCATCCTCAACTCGCCGCACAACCCCACGGGCAAGGTCTTCACCCGCGAGGAGCTGGAGTTCCTGGGCAACCTCTGCGCCGAATACGACGTGAAGGTGCTGGCGGATGAGGTCTACGAGCACATCGTCTTCGCCCCCGCGCGCCACATCCGCGCGGCCACGGTGCCGGTGCTCGCGGACCGCACGGTGACGGTAAGCAGCGCGGGCAAGTCCTTCAGCCTGACGGGGTGGAAGATCGGCTGGATCATCGCGCTGCCGCCGCTGCGGGATGCCGTGCAGCGCGCGCACCAGTTCGTCACCTTCGCCACCGCGTCGCCGTTCCAGGCGGCCATGGCCGTGGCGCTGAGGCTTCCGGACAGCTACTTCCAGGAGCTGACGGCGCTCTACACCGCCAAGCGTGAACGGCTGCTCACGGGCCTGCGTCAGGCGGGCCTCCAGGCCTTCTCCCCGGAGGGCAGCTACTTCATCCTCGCGGACATCCGCGGCTACGGGTTCGACGATGACGTCGCGTTCTGCCGGCACCTGGTGACGGAGGTGGGCGTGGCGGGCATCCCGCCCAGCGTCTTCTACGGTCCGGAGCACCGGCACCTGGGACAGCGCTTCGCGCGCTTCGCCTTCTGCAAGACGGAGGGCGTGCTGGACGAAGCCGTGCGCCGCCTGCGCGAGAAGCTGCCCGCCCTCAAGCGCTGA
- a CDS encoding class I SAM-dependent methyltransferase, producing MDDFFGELYLRSTLPYLSEAVTAREVEYLSRAFADVEGPVVDLGCGHGRHAARLNTEGALAGRVVGLELDPLSLRLRRPGFPVVRGDLRALPFQDATLGGAYAWYSTLFAFSDAEHVQVLREVARALKPGGRLVFQTVPYERLAGSPGASFRERLPDGSLLEEESRFDATRGRDVGQRQLTLSDGRVLRAAYTLRYYPLAELKGLLESTGFSVQWVHGGLDGAPVSPESTDLIVGAGRR from the coding sequence GTGGACGACTTCTTCGGAGAGCTGTACCTGCGCAGCACGTTGCCGTACCTCTCCGAGGCGGTGACGGCCCGGGAAGTCGAGTACCTGTCCCGGGCGTTCGCGGACGTGGAGGGCCCGGTGGTGGACCTGGGCTGCGGCCACGGGCGGCACGCGGCGCGGCTCAACACGGAGGGCGCGCTCGCGGGCAGGGTGGTGGGCCTGGAGCTGGATCCGCTGTCCCTGCGCCTGCGCCGCCCCGGCTTCCCCGTGGTGCGGGGCGACCTGCGGGCGCTGCCCTTCCAGGACGCGACCCTGGGGGGCGCCTACGCCTGGTATTCGACACTCTTCGCCTTCAGCGACGCGGAGCATGTCCAGGTGCTGCGCGAGGTGGCTCGGGCGCTCAAGCCCGGCGGACGGCTGGTGTTCCAGACGGTGCCCTACGAGCGGCTGGCCGGAAGTCCGGGCGCGTCGTTCCGCGAGCGGTTACCGGATGGGAGTCTCCTGGAGGAGGAGAGCCGCTTCGACGCGACGCGTGGAAGGGATGTCGGGCAGCGTCAGCTCACCTTGTCTGACGGTCGTGTCCTGCGAGCGGCGTACACCCTTCGTTACTATCCTCTTGCGGAACTGAAGGGGCTGTTGGAAAGCACGGGCTTTTCGGTGCAGTGGGTGCACGGCGGTCTGGATGGAGCGCCGGTGTCACCCGAGTCGACCGACCTCATCGTGGGAGCCGGGCGCCGGTGA
- a CDS encoding hydroxymethylglutaryl-CoA lyase, with the protein MDPKETSRTRVGLLGQLPRRVDVYEVGPRDGLQNELRTLPTRDKARLINALVAAGEKRIEVTSFVSPKWIPQLADAEELLKLVGRRPGVVFSALVPNLKGLERAQAAGLEEAAVFISASEAHSKKNINKTIAEALAGAKEVTAAARKAGMRVRGYLSTVWGCPYEGHVPVERVVDICRQLVDAGIYQLSLGDTIGVGTPRQTEEILTALLQHMPVDTLALHLHDTRGTALANALVGLSAGVTTFDASIGGLGGCPYAPGAAGNLASEDAVFMLHGMGVDTGIDLDKLVEAGEIAQELIGRKLAGKYLQAALGERDKKASRRAQT; encoded by the coding sequence GTGGATCCGAAAGAGACATCGCGAACGCGGGTCGGCCTGCTGGGGCAACTGCCCCGCCGGGTCGACGTGTACGAGGTCGGCCCCCGCGACGGCCTGCAGAACGAGCTCCGCACGCTGCCCACCCGCGACAAGGCGCGCCTCATCAACGCCCTGGTCGCCGCGGGGGAGAAGCGCATCGAGGTGACGTCGTTCGTGTCACCCAAGTGGATCCCCCAACTGGCGGACGCGGAGGAGCTGCTGAAGCTCGTGGGCCGCCGCCCCGGCGTCGTCTTCTCCGCGCTGGTGCCCAACCTCAAGGGCCTGGAGCGCGCGCAGGCGGCGGGGCTGGAGGAGGCCGCGGTGTTCATCTCCGCGTCGGAGGCCCACTCCAAGAAGAACATCAACAAGACCATCGCGGAGGCGCTGGCCGGCGCGAAGGAAGTGACGGCCGCCGCCCGCAAGGCCGGCATGCGCGTGCGCGGCTACCTGTCCACCGTGTGGGGCTGCCCCTACGAGGGCCACGTCCCGGTGGAGCGCGTGGTGGACATCTGCCGTCAGCTGGTGGACGCGGGCATCTACCAGTTGAGCCTGGGCGACACGATCGGCGTGGGCACGCCCCGCCAGACGGAAGAGATCCTGACGGCGCTGCTCCAGCACATGCCGGTGGACACGCTGGCGCTGCACCTGCACGACACGCGAGGCACCGCGCTGGCCAACGCGCTCGTCGGCCTGTCCGCGGGCGTCACCACGTTCGACGCGAGCATCGGCGGGCTGGGCGGCTGCCCCTACGCGCCGGGCGCCGCGGGCAACCTGGCGTCGGAGGACGCGGTGTTCATGCTGCACGGCATGGGCGTGGACACCGGCATCGACCTGGACAAGCTGGTCGAGGCCGGCGAAATCGCCCAGGAGCTCATCGGCCGGAAGCTCGCGGGCAAGTACCTCCAGGCCGCGCTCGGCGAGCGGGACAAGAAGGCCTCCCGCCGCGCGCAGACCTGA
- a CDS encoding TIM44-like domain-containing protein translates to MPSCSTAKRPWRWLPGLLTVSALLVLALPLVALARGGGGEHYTSGRDRGNGGGGGDGLPIWLLFELIRFLFLYPKVTIPLLILGGGAYWLYKRNLHPDATTRRALDQREAEVRTEVSGRDVQGWVNALKLKDPSFQLEPTLEKVRWLFLELQKSWFRRDMTPVRPFLSDATWQRFNVQLALMQAQGVRDALADMKVLDVQLIGLHQTEWYDSIHVRVRASIRDTDVPANQTDAQAMAAASKVAPETFTEVWTFVRKPGAQTRIGEDLFQGKCPNCGAPYKGGASNTCEFCNAVVNSGNYDWTLSEITQGVEHVRHHKQVDGLMQARADDPALNLEMLEDRASLLFWKWIDAQSRNETQRLSKVANADAITKLDAELGQLAKQGRRRVFLECAVGAVDVRALEVHPESFDEAQVEIRWSARMGVGPVNEKPPSLPTVPQRWVFTLLRRHGAKTNTDTGMSTDRCPQCNAPTTNSAANTCEFCGTVLGNGERDWVLASALPFESWNVHHAQRTSRNAARYQEARRAERGTVAPPPVDVGGHGVGDSDGDRVVTDVKERERLLYMMASIAAADGEVTAAERRLLKLCAERWSVSWANVEMALNAGPQLFERLVPRGSPEAEVFLRHIVEMALVDGRIDRKERKMLQIAAQHLGLEERLPALLGDH, encoded by the coding sequence ATGCCTTCGTGCTCAACAGCGAAACGCCCGTGGCGGTGGCTGCCCGGCCTGCTCACCGTGTCCGCCCTGCTCGTGCTCGCCCTGCCGCTCGTGGCCCTGGCGCGCGGTGGTGGCGGCGAGCACTACACGTCCGGCCGCGACCGGGGGAACGGTGGTGGCGGGGGCGACGGCCTGCCCATCTGGCTGCTCTTCGAGCTGATCCGCTTCCTCTTTCTCTACCCGAAGGTGACCATCCCGCTGCTGATCCTCGGCGGCGGCGCGTACTGGCTCTACAAGCGCAACCTGCACCCGGACGCCACCACCCGGCGCGCGTTGGATCAGCGCGAGGCGGAGGTGCGCACGGAGGTGTCCGGCCGCGACGTGCAGGGCTGGGTGAACGCGCTGAAGCTCAAGGACCCGTCCTTCCAATTGGAGCCCACGCTGGAGAAGGTGCGCTGGCTCTTCCTCGAGCTGCAGAAGTCGTGGTTCCGCCGGGACATGACGCCGGTGCGCCCCTTCCTGTCGGACGCGACGTGGCAGCGCTTCAACGTGCAGCTGGCGCTGATGCAGGCGCAGGGCGTGCGCGACGCGCTCGCGGACATGAAGGTGCTGGACGTGCAGCTCATCGGCCTTCATCAGACGGAGTGGTACGACAGCATCCACGTGCGCGTGCGCGCCAGCATCCGCGACACGGACGTGCCCGCGAACCAGACGGACGCGCAGGCCATGGCCGCCGCCAGCAAGGTGGCCCCGGAGACGTTCACGGAGGTGTGGACCTTCGTGCGCAAGCCCGGCGCGCAGACGCGCATCGGTGAGGACCTGTTCCAGGGCAAGTGCCCCAACTGCGGCGCGCCCTACAAGGGCGGCGCGTCCAACACCTGCGAGTTCTGCAACGCGGTGGTGAACTCCGGTAACTACGACTGGACGCTCTCCGAAATCACGCAGGGCGTGGAGCATGTGCGCCACCACAAGCAGGTGGACGGGCTGATGCAGGCGCGCGCGGATGACCCGGCGCTCAACCTGGAGATGCTGGAGGACCGCGCGTCGCTCTTGTTCTGGAAGTGGATCGACGCGCAGAGCCGCAACGAGACGCAGCGCCTGTCCAAGGTCGCCAACGCGGACGCGATTACCAAGCTGGACGCGGAGCTGGGCCAGTTGGCGAAGCAGGGCCGCCGCCGCGTCTTCCTGGAGTGCGCGGTGGGCGCGGTGGACGTGCGCGCGCTGGAGGTGCACCCGGAGTCCTTCGACGAGGCCCAGGTGGAGATCCGCTGGAGCGCGCGCATGGGCGTGGGGCCGGTGAACGAGAAGCCGCCCAGCCTGCCCACGGTGCCTCAGCGCTGGGTCTTCACGCTGCTGCGCCGCCACGGCGCGAAGACGAACACGGACACCGGTATGTCCACGGACCGCTGCCCGCAGTGCAACGCGCCCACCACCAACAGCGCGGCCAACACCTGCGAGTTCTGCGGCACGGTGCTGGGCAACGGCGAGCGTGACTGGGTGCTCGCGTCCGCCCTCCCCTTCGAGTCCTGGAACGTCCACCACGCGCAGCGCACGTCCCGGAACGCGGCCCGCTACCAGGAGGCCCGCCGGGCCGAGCGCGGCACCGTGGCGCCCCCGCCCGTGGACGTCGGCGGGCATGGCGTTGGCGACAGCGACGGCGACCGGGTGGTCACGGACGTGAAGGAGCGCGAGCGGCTGCTCTACATGATGGCGTCCATCGCCGCGGCGGACGGTGAAGTCACCGCCGCGGAGCGCCGCCTGCTCAAGCTGTGCGCGGAGCGCTGGAGCGTGTCGTGGGCCAACGTGGAGATGGCCCTCAACGCCGGGCCGCAGCTCTTCGAGCGCCTGGTGCCACGCGGCAGCCCGGAGGCGGAGGTCTTCCTGCGCCACATCGTGGAGATGGCCCTGGTGGACGGCCGCATCGACCGCAAGGAGCGGAAGATGCTGCAGATCGCCGCCCAGCACCTGGGCCTGGAGGAGCGGCTGCCGGCGCTCCTCGGAGACCACTGA
- a CDS encoding enoyl-CoA hydratase-related protein, with the protein MPEFKVEARGAIEIWTIDGESRRNAISRAMHQELDALVSRVSSGRAVRAVILTGAGDKAFCAGADLKERTTMSEDEVRAFLNGLRVTLRSIEKSDCVFIAAINGAAFGGGTELALACDLRVASPATEMGLTEVKLGIIPGGGGTQRLARLIGPGRAKDLILTARRVNAAEAFSIGLVNRLAPEGHLLEVAFQLAEAVVENAPVAVATAKHAIDEGTGLELDDALALELKKYEEVLKTEDRLEGLRAFAEKRPPVYKGR; encoded by the coding sequence ATGCCGGAGTTCAAGGTCGAGGCCCGAGGGGCCATCGAGATCTGGACCATCGACGGGGAGAGCCGCCGCAACGCCATCAGCCGCGCGATGCACCAGGAGCTGGACGCGCTCGTGTCCCGCGTGTCCTCCGGCCGCGCCGTGCGCGCCGTCATCCTCACCGGCGCGGGCGACAAGGCCTTCTGCGCGGGCGCGGACCTCAAGGAGCGCACCACCATGTCGGAAGACGAGGTGCGCGCCTTCCTCAACGGCCTGCGCGTCACCCTGCGCTCGATTGAGAAGAGCGACTGCGTCTTCATCGCCGCCATCAACGGCGCGGCCTTCGGCGGCGGCACGGAGCTGGCCCTGGCGTGCGACCTGCGCGTCGCCTCGCCCGCCACGGAGATGGGCCTCACGGAGGTGAAGCTGGGCATCATCCCCGGCGGCGGCGGCACGCAGCGGCTCGCGCGGCTCATCGGCCCCGGGCGCGCCAAGGACCTCATCCTCACCGCCCGGCGCGTGAACGCGGCGGAGGCCTTCAGCATCGGCCTGGTGAACCGGCTGGCCCCGGAAGGGCACCTGCTGGAGGTCGCCTTCCAGCTCGCGGAGGCCGTGGTGGAGAACGCCCCCGTGGCCGTGGCCACCGCCAAGCACGCCATCGACGAGGGCACCGGCCTGGAGCTGGACGACGCGCTGGCGCTGGAGCTCAAGAAGTACGAGGAGGTGCTCAAGACGGAGGACCGGCTGGAAGGGCTCCGCGCGTTCGCGGAGAAGCGTCCCCCTGTCTATAAAGGCCGCTGA